One cyanobiont of Ornithocercus magnificus DNA segment encodes these proteins:
- a CDS encoding hydroxymethylbilane synthase, with amino-acid sequence MLSTTLRIASRRSQLAMVQTNWVKTRLEKAYPGLSVTVEAMATQGDKILDVALATIGDKGLFTKELETQMLLGQAEIAVHSLKDLPTNLPAGLVLGCITEREDPADALVVSESLHDYRLETLPEGTVIGTSSLRRLAQLRHHYPHLSFKDVRGNVLTRLEKLDSGYYDCLVLAAAGLSRLGFGDRIHQLIPAEISLHAVGQGALGIECVADKPEILQLIQTLEHTPTAQCCLAERALLRELEGGCQVPIGVNSRLDGEQMTLIGMVSTLDGSRLVRDQDSAPAAQAEELGRSLAACLKSQGAGEILREISSLQL; translated from the coding sequence ATGCTGTCTACTACTTTGCGCATTGCCTCCCGGCGGAGTCAGCTAGCTATGGTGCAAACAAACTGGGTCAAAACCAGACTGGAAAAGGCATATCCCGGTCTTTCAGTCACAGTTGAGGCTATGGCTACCCAAGGAGACAAGATTCTTGATGTAGCGCTAGCTACGATTGGAGATAAGGGACTATTTACTAAGGAGCTAGAAACTCAGATGCTACTAGGCCAGGCTGAGATCGCGGTACATTCACTCAAGGATTTGCCCACCAATTTGCCTGCAGGCCTGGTACTTGGTTGTATTACGGAGCGGGAAGATCCTGCCGATGCCTTGGTAGTGAGTGAGAGTTTGCATGACTATCGCTTAGAGACACTACCTGAGGGAACAGTGATTGGCACTAGCTCACTACGAAGGCTAGCGCAACTGCGTCACCACTACCCCCACTTGTCATTTAAGGATGTGCGCGGCAATGTGCTAACTCGTCTCGAGAAATTGGATTCTGGTTACTATGACTGCTTAGTCTTAGCAGCAGCAGGACTAAGTCGACTCGGATTTGGAGACCGAATTCATCAGCTTATTCCTGCAGAGATCTCTCTACATGCAGTAGGTCAAGGCGCACTCGGAATTGAATGTGTTGCTGATAAACCAGAGATATTGCAGCTGATTCAGACACTTGAGCATACTCCCACAGCACAATGCTGTTTAGCAGAGCGTGCTTTGTTACGTGAATTAGAGGGAGGTTGCCAAGTACCAATTGGTGTAAACAGCCGCCTTGATGGAGAACAGATGACTCTTATTGGCATGGTTTCTACCCTAGACGGCAGCAGGCTGGTTCGCGATCAAGACAGTGCACCTGCCGCTCAAGCCGAGGAGCTTGGTCGGAGTCTAGCAGCTTGTCTCAAATCTCAGGGTGCTGGCGAGATTCTTAGGGAGATTTCCTCATTACAGCTATAA
- a CDS encoding inorganic pyrophosphatase encodes MANLDQAPSRSMPNLVHILPAFADEQKRRLNTIVELNSSTINKYELIIETGHLKLDRVGYSSLAYPFAYGCIPRTWDEDNDPLDIEIVGVTEPLIPGSVAEVRIIGIMNFEDGGEVDDKIISVLADDKRVDHITSYEQLGNHWTQATQYYWEHYKDLKKPGTCRVAGFFGVDAAVKVIKACEARYIKEIDPKLVD; translated from the coding sequence ATGGCTAACCTGGATCAAGCCCCTAGCCGGAGTATGCCCAATCTAGTGCATATTCTTCCCGCGTTTGCAGATGAGCAGAAGCGACGGCTAAACACAATTGTGGAGCTAAATTCAAGCACAATCAATAAGTACGAGCTCATTATCGAGACCGGTCACCTGAAGCTAGACCGAGTTGGCTACTCTTCACTGGCCTACCCTTTCGCCTATGGTTGCATACCTCGTACTTGGGATGAGGATAATGATCCTCTAGACATTGAAATTGTTGGTGTCACGGAACCTCTGATCCCTGGCTCTGTTGCTGAAGTACGCATTATCGGCATCATGAATTTTGAAGATGGTGGCGAAGTGGATGACAAGATCATATCTGTACTTGCTGATGATAAACGTGTGGATCATATCACTAGTTATGAGCAATTAGGAAACCACTGGACACAGGCAACCCAGTACTATTGGGAACATTACAAAGATCTAAAGAAGCCTGGTACTTGTCGTGTAGCTGGCTTCTTTGGCGTAGATGCAGCAGTGAAAGTCATCAAAGCTTGTGAAGCCCGTTACATAAAGGAGATTGACCCAAAACTAGTGGACTAA
- a CDS encoding secondary thiamine-phosphate synthase enzyme — protein MPISTSYQQLKILEIQTSGKGLTDITPNIDDWLRSTGIDLGILHLTCLHTSASLTVNENADPRVLQDLSAFFSALVPENGFALPNNKGACLTYQHNEEGPDDMPAHIKTALTTAALSLSLHEGRLLLGAWQSVYLWEHRSQPRRRQIAMHAIGKLSH, from the coding sequence ATGCCCATATCTACTTCGTATCAACAGCTTAAGATACTGGAAATCCAGACTAGCGGTAAGGGGCTTACTGATATCACCCCTAACATCGACGACTGGCTTAGATCAACTGGTATAGATCTTGGGATACTCCATCTCACCTGTTTACATACAAGTGCCAGTCTCACAGTCAATGAAAATGCAGACCCCCGTGTCTTACAAGACCTTTCCGCGTTTTTTAGTGCACTCGTTCCAGAAAATGGCTTTGCCTTGCCAAACAATAAGGGAGCATGTTTAACCTACCAGCACAATGAAGAAGGGCCTGATGATATGCCGGCTCATATCAAGACTGCTTTAACAACTGCGGCTCTTAGCCTCAGCCTACATGAAGGGCGACTTCTTCTAGGCGCTTGGCAGTCTGTTTATCTTTGGGAGCATCGATCGCAGCCGCGCAGACGCCAGATTGCAATGCATGCAATTGGCAAGTTGAGTCATTAG
- a CDS encoding 4a-hydroxytetrahydrobiopterin dehydratase: MPRLLNESELRQLTAMLPAWTIEDNRLKREWCFKDFSEAFAFMTRVAMLAETMQHHPDWCNVYNRVMIELTNHDLGGLSDRDRDLACSIDVL; the protein is encoded by the coding sequence ATGCCACGTTTGCTGAACGAATCTGAACTCCGGCAACTTACGGCTATGCTCCCAGCGTGGACAATTGAGGACAATCGGCTAAAACGTGAGTGGTGCTTTAAAGACTTCAGCGAGGCTTTTGCTTTTATGACGCGGGTCGCGATGCTAGCAGAAACGATGCAGCATCATCCTGATTGGTGTAATGTCTACAACCGCGTGATGATCGAGCTAACTAACCATGATCTAGGTGGCCTAAGTGACCGTGATCGCGACCTTGCCTGCAGCATTGACGTCTTGTAA
- a CDS encoding GTP-binding protein, which yields MTATQQFATTIPVTILAGFLGAGKTTLLNYILSCQKDMRTAVVVNEFGEIGIDNELVISASEDMVELSNGCICCSINGELLNVIERILNRPDRINYLIVETTGLADPLPVAMTFLGSRLRDLTRLDSIVTVVDAENFGPRVLDSEVGRAQIIYSDLLLLNKCDLVSKERLQIVEKHLHELKTNARILYSIRGKVPMPLLLSVGLFESDRVIKDDHDIYRQRHVHQDHDHKHITITKPKHEEIDGYTSLSFQSSRPFALRKFQNFLDNQLPSDVFRAKGILWFYESERRHIFHLAGKRFSIEDSDWRSIRKNEIVLIGCHLDHITLQHQLQACVASDVGERPN from the coding sequence ATGACCGCCACCCAACAATTTGCTACCACTATTCCCGTCACAATCTTGGCAGGTTTTCTTGGTGCTGGGAAGACCACACTGCTCAATTACATTCTCAGTTGTCAGAAAGACATGAGAACAGCAGTAGTAGTAAATGAGTTCGGCGAAATCGGTATTGACAACGAGCTAGTTATCAGTGCTAGCGAGGATATGGTTGAACTTAGTAACGGCTGCATCTGCTGCTCAATCAATGGTGAACTACTTAACGTAATAGAGCGCATTCTCAATCGCCCTGATCGTATCAATTACCTTATAGTAGAGACAACTGGACTAGCTGACCCTCTGCCTGTAGCAATGACATTTCTTGGTAGTAGGCTACGAGATCTTACACGACTCGATTCAATTGTCACGGTTGTAGATGCTGAGAATTTTGGCCCTAGGGTTCTTGATAGCGAAGTAGGTCGTGCACAAATCATTTATAGCGACTTGCTGCTGCTTAACAAGTGTGACCTGGTATCAAAAGAGCGTCTACAGATAGTAGAAAAGCATTTGCATGAGTTGAAGACTAATGCCCGAATTCTTTATAGTATACGTGGCAAAGTACCAATGCCGCTATTGCTTAGCGTTGGCTTATTTGAAAGCGACCGAGTGATCAAAGATGACCATGACATATATAGACAGCGCCATGTTCACCAAGACCATGATCATAAACATATAACTATCACCAAACCTAAACATGAGGAAATTGATGGCTACACCTCTCTATCTTTCCAGAGTAGTCGCCCCTTTGCACTGCGTAAGTTTCAGAATTTTCTCGACAATCAGCTACCATCTGATGTCTTCCGCGCCAAGGGTATTCTTTGGTTCTATGAGAGCGAGCGTCGCCACATCTTTCATTTAGCGGGAAAGCGTTTCTCAATTGAAGATAGTGATTGGAGAAGTATACGCAAGAATGAGATCGTGCTAATAGGCTGTCACCTAGACCACATAACTCTGCAGCATCAGCTACAAGCATGCGTTGCTAGTGATGTAGGAGAACGTCCTAATTGA